ACAATTCTAAAACCACAGTTTTTCCCCAAAACAAAAGAGGATTTTCCATTCCGATCAAGAATTATGCCATGTAACCTGGGGTAGGAGGTAATGGGATGCACCGGGTCGCCGAAAACGAACAGATCGAACTGTTATATGATTGCGCTGATCGTTGCAAGCGCTGCCAGGAATACGTCTGTAAACAGCCGGCTTATGTGGAAGTCGTTTACTGTCCGAGGTTTGTCGCAATTGAATCGCCCGGTTCCAAGGGACAAACGTCCCAAAAGAAACCGGTTAAACGAATTTCTATGGCATGAAACTTTTTTCCAATTGAAACGTCTATATATATGGATTCCCCGAATCCTTGTCTCCTTTGATCTGGGGCACCCTGTGGGGTGCCCCTGTAATCTGTGATAATTGGAAGAACGGGAATCATTTCCTACAAATGCAAGAAAATGCCGGGTTTGGCATGTACCAAATCCGGCGTTGAACGTTAAATGGTGCACCCAGAGGGATTCGAACCCCCCCAAGACGTCGTTTAGGAAACGACCGCTCTATCCGCCTGAGCTATGGGTGCATATCTTTGTGGGTTGAAAAAACCAGCCTGCGGGCTGGTTTTATTATATCAAAAAACACTGGCGGAGTGAGAGGGATACAGGAAAACCACCCGGCTGCGTAGTTGATACTGCGATGCACAGCTCCGGCGAACCCTCTCATCCACTCAAGGGATCTCATCCCTCAACAAGGATGTTAAATCTGGCGGAGTGAGAGGGATTCGAACCCTCGATACGGGTTTACCCCGTATACTCGCTTAGCAGGCGAGCGCCTTCGACCTACTCGGCCATCACTCCAAAACGACACTTTCCCATTGTACCGTGTAAAGTGCTGAAAATCAAGGTTTCGTGTTTGTCAACTTTTTCATCTTTTGCCTGCGCACGACTGCATACCAGGTCACCAACAACAGGAACCCCCACCCCAGTACATAGAACAGCTTCGATAGAAGCTGGGAAATATCATACGGAGAAAGGCTGATCATGAAACCGACAAAAAACATTGCGCAGGTGATGAACATGGATCGTCCAAAAGCAACCCTGTGCAGTGAGAAATATTGAATGATCAGACATACGACAAAAGTAAGCAGGCCCATAAAAAATAGCATCTTCTTCGCCCTTTCCTTAATGCTTAGAATTATTATAAACGAATTCTGTCCATTATTCGACTGATGTCATCAGAATGGGCTTCAAACGGGGCTGTTTGCCAGCCCCGTTTGATTTGTTACCCAAGAGTAATTTCCTTTACGCCGCCCATATAGGGAACAAGCGCTTCCGGAATCAGGACGCTGCCGTCTGCTTGCTGGTAATTCTCGAGGATGGCCGCTATTGTTCTCCCTATCGCCAGACCGGAACCGTTAATGGTATGAACAAATTCAGGTTTGGCATGCGCTTCCCTGCGGAATCGGATGTTTGCCCGACGGGCCTGGAAGTCCTCAAAGTTTGAACAGCTCGAAATTTCCCGGTACTGATTGGCAGCAGGAAGCCATACTTCCAGGTCATATTTCTTTGCAGCCGTAAACCCGAGATCAGCTGTACACATATCGAGCGCACGGTAAGGCAGGCCCAAGCGCTGCAGAACTGTCTCTGCATCCTTGACCAACTTGCTCCATTCCTCATAGGAATCTTCCGGTTTCGTGAATTTCACCAATTCCACTTTATTGAACTGGTGCATCCGAATCAAACCGCGGGTATCCCGCCCTGCCGAACCGGCTTCCGAACGGAAGCAAGGAGAAAACGCCACATAATAACGAGGAAGATCCTCCGACTGTAAAATCTCATCCCGGTGGATGTTGGTCACCGGCACTTCCGCCGTTGGAACCAGGAAATAATCGGTGTCCACCAGCTTGAAAGCATCCTCTTCAAATTTGGGAAGCTGCCCGGTGCCAATCATGCTGCTGCGGTTGATAATAAAGGGCGGCAGAATTTCGGTGTACCCGTGTTCACCCACGTGGATATCAAGCATAAAGTTCATCAATGCACGTTCCAGGCGCGCACCCAACCCCTTGTAAAACACAAACCGGGCACCGGTTACCTTGCTGGCGGACTCAAAATCGAGAATCCCGAGTTCGGTGGCAATCTCCCAGTGAGGCTTTGGCTCAAAATCAAACTGCCTGAGTTCCCCCCACTTTTTCACTTCCACGTTGTCATCTTCCGTGGCTCCGACCGGAACACTCTCATGGGGAATATTAGGGATGGTTAACAGCAGGTAGGATACTTTTTCGTCCACAATGCGAAGTTCATCATCCAACTCCTTGATACGGTCACCTACCTCACGCATCTCCACAATCAGCTGTTCCACATTCTGCCCTGCTTTTTTCAGCTTTGCAACCTCTTGCGACACACTGTTTCGCCTGGCTTTCAAAGATTCTGTCTCTGCCAGAAGTTCCCGCCAACGAGCATCCAACTGGAGGAAATCATCCACCACCGCCGGAGACTCTCCCCGATTGTTCAATGCTTCTCTTACCCTATCCGGTTCATTTCGCAAAATTCGAGCATCCAACATGATCTTTCACTCCCTTAAAACATGGTGTTTTGCAAATAAAAAGCCCCCGCCGCCAGACAATGTCTGGGACGAGAGCCTTATCTCCCGTGGTGCCACCCAACTTCGACCGCTGGTGAACAAGCATGTCAATTGCCACACGCAACGGTCCTCTTTCATCTGTAACGGGATGACCCGGAGCCGCTTAATCCGAACCCATGATCTCGTTTGACGGCCCGCTTGGAGAGGGATTCGCAGAAACTCCAGACCGGTTCGCAGCGGCCACCGGCTCTCTGAACTGAAGGATTCTGGTACTTGTTCTCCTCATCGCATTTCATCATAGAACAAACACCCAAACGGTTTTGCCAGTATACCACATTTTGAATTACGAATTCAATTTTACACTCTCTCGAACCATATCAACAAAATATTGGTGCAAACGGACATCATCCGTCAATTCCGGATGAAACGACGTACCGAGCAGATTGTCCTGTCTGGCGGCCACAATCCGATTCTGATAAGTTGACAGAATCTCGACACCCGGACCCACTTCCATGATGTGGGGGGCCCGAATGAATACTGCGCGATAAGGTTCTCCTTCCAGACCTTTTATTGTGAGATCCGTTTCAAAGCTTTCGCGCTGGCGGCCAAAGGAATTGCGATCCACTAGGGCATCCATGACCCCCAGATGGGCCCAGTCCTGACCGTGAATCCGGTTCGCCAACAGGATCAGGCCGGCACAAGTGCCAAACATGGGAGTTCCGGATTTGGCCATCTCCCGAATCGGTTCCATCAACTCATACTGGTTCATCAGTTTTCCAATGGTCGTGCTTTCGCCGCCGGGAAGAACCAAACCGTCTAGATCTGCCAGATCCTCCTTGCGCTTTACCGCCACAACTTCTTCGGCACCCGCTTGCCGCAAGCTTTTAATATGTTCCGTAACCGCGCCCTGGAGCGCCAATACGCCAATTTTCATTTACAGGTCGGCCTCCTACCAGCCGCGTTCCGCCATGCGCTCGTTTGCCCCAAGGGTCGACAATTCAATCCCCTTCATGGCACCCCCGAGATTCTTGGAAAGTTCGCCAATGAGTTTGTAATCCTGATAGTGAGTGGTCGCTTGTACGATTGCTTTGGCAAACTTGGCCGGATTTTCCGATTTGAAGATCCCGGATCCCACAAATACGCCATCAGAGCCGAGATGCATCATCAATGCCGCATCTGCAGGAGTAGCCACGCCGCCGGCTGCAAAGTTTACAACAGGAAGCTTGCCGAGCTTCTTCACTTCCAGAAGCAATTCATAAGGCGCTCCCAGATTCTTCGCTTCAAAAACCAGTTCGTCCTCCGACATGTTCTGAACCTTGCGGATCTGTGCCTGCATGGTGCGCTGATGTTTCACCGCTTCCACAATGTTGCCGGTGCCAGGCTCCCCTTTGGTCCGAATCATCGATGCGCCCTCCGCAATACGACGAAGCGCTTCTCCCAGATCACGAGCACCGCAGACAAAAGGAACAGTAAACTCTTTCTTGTTGATATGGAACTTATCATCCGCAGGCGTCAATACTTCCGATTCATCAATATAGTCAACGCCAAGCGCTTCCAGCACTTTTGCTTCCACATAATGGCCAATGCGCGCTTTTGCCATTACGGGAATGGATACAGCATTCATTACTTCTTCTATAATTGTCGGATCGGCCATGCGCGCAACTCCGCCTGCGGCGCGAATGTCTGCGGGCACCCGTTCCAGTGCCATAACCGCAACCGCGCCTGCCTCCTCCGCAATCTTTGCTTGCTCAGCGTTGACAACGTCCATGATGACGCCGCCTTTTTGCATCTCAGCCATCCCACGCTTAACTCGGGAAGTACCGACTTCCATTGACCCCACTCCTCTATTGCTTAAAAAATTTGATCTTTTCTATTTTAACGTACCCTTCCTGGAAGAACAACCTTTCATGTCTTACCTTTTACTTCTGCTTTTCCTGTTCGTCGAGTCCTTCTTCCCGTCTCATCCTGCGCAGGAACGCCCGAAACATGAAGAATCCACCCGGCAGAATCAGAACAATCAGGATGGTATTGATAACAATCCACCATATCGGATCGATTCCGGAACCCATCGTCTTCACCTTCGCCCATTAATTAAAAAGCCCTGAAATGCTGTTGGAAATGCTTGCATACACTTTGCGGAAGAAGAGGCGGAGCCAGCTTCCCTTTTCGACCTCCTGGGTTGAAACCAAATCTACGGAGCTCAGGACTTTTCCGTCTTTGACCTGTTGCAGTTGGCCCAGTATCTGGCCTTTGCCAAAGGGAGCTTCCACCTGGTGCCACACATATTTGGTTTGCACCGCTTGTTCCTCTCCATTTTTTACTGCCACGTAGAGATCTTGTGCAGGTGCTGCTTCCACTTCCGGTTTGACCGCGTTGACCACAATCGCTTTTTCCGCAACCGGTTTGCCTTTCTCGGCAACCTTCTTGAATGAGAAGTTTTTATAGCCATAATCCAGCAATTTGGTGGTATCTTCTTGCCGTTGCAGGTCGCTCTTGGCGCCCAAGATGACACCGATCAAGCGGTTGCCTCCACGTTCTGCGGTACTTACGAGACAGTAGCCCGCTTCGTCGGTAAAACCGGTTTTCAATCCGTCCATTCCTTCATACTTGCCAATCAGTAGATTGGTATTTTCAATCTTGTTCTTGCCGCCCCGGATTTCAAAGCTTTTGATTCTGGTCATCTCAAGAATTTCCGGGTGCTTCGTAATCAATTCTCTGGCCAAAATCGCCAAATCGGCAGCCGTTGTGTAATGGTCCGGATGATGAAGACCGTTGGAATTGGCAAAGTGTGTTGCGTTCATCCCCAACTCTTTTGCCTTCTCATTCATCTTCTGGACAAACGCCTGCTCGCTTCCCGCGATGAATATGGCAAGTGCAGTGGAAGCGTCGTTGCCTGACGGAACTGCAACAAACTCAAGCATTTCTTTCACGGTGAATTTCTCTTTGGGATCCAGCCAAACGCTGGAGCCTTCAATATTGTAGGCTTCCAGAGGAACGGGCACAATATCGGTCATTTTCTTCTGTCCGGATTTGACCGCTTCCAGGGTCAGCAGCATCGTCATAATCTTGGTGGTGCTTGCGGGAAAACGTTTGTCGTTTTCGCCTTTTGCATACAGGTATTGACCCGATTTGATGTCCACCAACAACGCAACAGGCGCTTGAATATCGGGTCCTTCAGCTGCAACAGCCGGTCTGGGAGCGGCAATCATGGATGAAACGGCTACAGTCACTGCTACGGCAAAACTGAGTATCTTGCTTGTCCACTTTCTTTTCCCTAGCATGCGGATCTCCTCTCATAATAACTAATGCCAATTATACCACACCCCGAAAAATATGAAAAAGACGAGGGATTCTCCCTCGTCTTACAAGCTGTAGTTAGGTGCTTCTTTGGTGATGTGAACGTCATGCGGGTGGCTCTCCCGCAGTCCTGCCGCCGTGATCTTGATAAATTTCGTGTCGTTCTGCAGTTCCTCAATGGTTTTCACACCACAGTACCCCATTCCGGCACGAAGTCCGCCAACCAACTGGTATATGATTTCGGCAACTGCGCCACGGTAGGGCACCCGTCCTTCGATACCCTCCGGAACCAGTTTTTTCTCGCCCTCCTGGAAGTACCGGTCGCCGGACCCTTCTTTCATCGCACCGATTGAACCCATTCCGCGATAGACCTTGAAGGAACGTCCCTGATAGATCTCCATGTCTCCGGGACTTTCTTCCGTACCCGCCAGCAGCGACCCGATCATGACCACATCGGCTCCTGCCGCAATCGCCTTGACAATATCCCCCGAATATTTGATGCCACCGTCTGCAATAATCGGAATGTTATATTGGCGAGCTACCGATGCGCAGTCATAAACAGCTGTAATCTGAGGCACCCCTATGCCTGCAACGACCCGAGTGGTACAGATCGATCCAGGACCGATCCCTACCTTGACCGCATCCACTCCCGCTTCAATCAGATCACGTGTAGCTTCTCCGGTTGCCACATTTCCTGCCACAATCTGCAGGTCGGGGAACTGCCCGCGAATTTGCCGTACCGTGTCGAGAACTCCTTTGGAATGGCCGTGAGCAGTATCCACCACGATCAAATCCACACCAGCGTTGACCAGAGCCTGTACCCGTTCAAACGTATCTCTGGAAACCCCTACGGCCGCGCCGCACAAGAGTCGGCCATGTTCGTCTTTGGCAGCAATCGGATAGCGCTTTGCTTTTTCAATGTCTTTAATGGTAATCAAACCGCGCAAAATATAGTTCTCATCGACCAGAGGGAGTTTCTCCACTTTGTATCTCTGGAGGATCTCCTTTGCTTGTTCCAGGGTGGTTCCAACCGGGGCTGTGACCAGATTGTCCTTGGTCATCACCTCGCCGATCTTGCGCTGAAAGTTTTGTTCAAAACGCAAGTCCCGGTTTGTAAGAATACCGACCAACCTTCTGTCACCGTCTACAATCGGTACGCCCGATATCCGGTACTTGGCCATCAACGCTTCCGCATCATACACATGATCATCGGGAGTGAGAAAAATCGGATCCGTGATGACCCCCGATTCGGATCGCTTGACCTTGTCCACTTCCTCCGCCTGTTCCGCAATCGACATGTTCTTATGGACGATGCCGATGCCGCCCTCTCTGGCCATTGCTATTGCCATTTTCGCTTCCGTAACCGTGTCCATGCCCGCGGATACAATCGGCGTATTCAACCGGATCTTGTTGGTGATACGGCTGGTAACGTCCACATCCCGCGGCAGGATTTCGGACTTCTGCGGGACCAGCAGGACGTCGTCAAAAGTAAGCCCTTCTTTTTGAAACTTGGATTCCCACATCGCTCAGTTCCTCCTTTTTTGCATAGATTTCAGAATGCCCGTAGATATTATGCCTAGTTTAACAAAGGGGGTTGAACGGGTCAACCACTTGCAACGGTCTCTGGTTTAGGAGGTTCTTCCATGCAAAAAGTGATGCGAATTCGCACCGAGGAGCCTTACCGAAAAATGTGGGACACCTTTGTTTATTTTGAAAGTGAACAAACTGCCAACCGGTATTTGCGAGAACAATATGAGAGGCTGAACCTGCCGGATCCTCAACGTTCGGCCTATCATGCGACACCGAAGCTGATTTTCGGCATCAAACAGGCCCGGCAATACTACCGGGCAGCCGAGTCCTGCGACATTATGACAAAGCCTTTGCTGCTTTACTATGGAATGATGAGCCTGGCCCGGGCATTTATTGCATCCCGCAATCCCGATTATCCGACCACCACCAGTGTTTTGAAGCACGGGCTTTCCACGCGGAAATTGAAGCGCGAGTCCTATTGTTTTATTCAGGACGAGATTCGTGTACAAAAAGACGGTTTGTTCGTGGTCCTTCACGATATGCTTGGCGGGAGCCGGTTTTCAGACCGGCAGCGGGTCGTGATGAAAGATTTGTTGTCTGTACTGCC
This genomic stretch from Effusibacillus lacus harbors:
- the serS gene encoding serine--tRNA ligase, with the protein product MLDARILRNEPDRVREALNNRGESPAVVDDFLQLDARWRELLAETESLKARRNSVSQEVAKLKKAGQNVEQLIVEMREVGDRIKELDDELRIVDEKVSYLLLTIPNIPHESVPVGATEDDNVEVKKWGELRQFDFEPKPHWEIATELGILDFESASKVTGARFVFYKGLGARLERALMNFMLDIHVGEHGYTEILPPFIINRSSMIGTGQLPKFEEDAFKLVDTDYFLVPTAEVPVTNIHRDEILQSEDLPRYYVAFSPCFRSEAGSAGRDTRGLIRMHQFNKVELVKFTKPEDSYEEWSKLVKDAETVLQRLGLPYRALDMCTADLGFTAAKKYDLEVWLPAANQYREISSCSNFEDFQARRANIRFRREAHAKPEFVHTINGSGLAIGRTIAAILENYQQADGSVLIPEALVPYMGGVKEITLG
- the pdxT gene encoding pyridoxal 5'-phosphate synthase glutaminase subunit PdxT; this translates as MKIGVLALQGAVTEHIKSLRQAGAEEVVAVKRKEDLADLDGLVLPGGESTTIGKLMNQYELMEPIREMAKSGTPMFGTCAGLILLANRIHGQDWAHLGVMDALVDRNSFGRQRESFETDLTIKGLEGEPYRAVFIRAPHIMEVGPGVEILSTYQNRIVAARQDNLLGTSFHPELTDDVRLHQYFVDMVRESVKLNS
- the pdxS gene encoding pyridoxal 5'-phosphate synthase lyase subunit PdxS produces the protein MEVGTSRVKRGMAEMQKGGVIMDVVNAEQAKIAEEAGAVAVMALERVPADIRAAGGVARMADPTIIEEVMNAVSIPVMAKARIGHYVEAKVLEALGVDYIDESEVLTPADDKFHINKKEFTVPFVCGARDLGEALRRIAEGASMIRTKGEPGTGNIVEAVKHQRTMQAQIRKVQNMSEDELVFEAKNLGAPYELLLEVKKLGKLPVVNFAAGGVATPADAALMMHLGSDGVFVGSGIFKSENPAKFAKAIVQATTHYQDYKLIGELSKNLGGAMKGIELSTLGANERMAERGW
- a CDS encoding DUF2621 family protein, with the protein product MGSGIDPIWWIVINTILIVLILPGGFFMFRAFLRRMRREEGLDEQEKQK
- a CDS encoding D-alanyl-D-alanine carboxypeptidase family protein; protein product: MLGKRKWTSKILSFAVAVTVAVSSMIAAPRPAVAAEGPDIQAPVALLVDIKSGQYLYAKGENDKRFPASTTKIMTMLLTLEAVKSGQKKMTDIVPVPLEAYNIEGSSVWLDPKEKFTVKEMLEFVAVPSGNDASTALAIFIAGSEQAFVQKMNEKAKELGMNATHFANSNGLHHPDHYTTAADLAILARELITKHPEILEMTRIKSFEIRGGKNKIENTNLLIGKYEGMDGLKTGFTDEAGYCLVSTAERGGNRLIGVILGAKSDLQRQEDTTKLLDYGYKNFSFKKVAEKGKPVAEKAIVVNAVKPEVEAAPAQDLYVAVKNGEEQAVQTKYVWHQVEAPFGKGQILGQLQQVKDGKVLSSVDLVSTQEVEKGSWLRLFFRKVYASISNSISGLFN
- the guaB gene encoding IMP dehydrogenase, with amino-acid sequence MWESKFQKEGLTFDDVLLVPQKSEILPRDVDVTSRITNKIRLNTPIVSAGMDTVTEAKMAIAMAREGGIGIVHKNMSIAEQAEEVDKVKRSESGVITDPIFLTPDDHVYDAEALMAKYRISGVPIVDGDRRLVGILTNRDLRFEQNFQRKIGEVMTKDNLVTAPVGTTLEQAKEILQRYKVEKLPLVDENYILRGLITIKDIEKAKRYPIAAKDEHGRLLCGAAVGVSRDTFERVQALVNAGVDLIVVDTAHGHSKGVLDTVRQIRGQFPDLQIVAGNVATGEATRDLIEAGVDAVKVGIGPGSICTTRVVAGIGVPQITAVYDCASVARQYNIPIIADGGIKYSGDIVKAIAAGADVVMIGSLLAGTEESPGDMEIYQGRSFKVYRGMGSIGAMKEGSGDRYFQEGEKKLVPEGIEGRVPYRGAVAEIIYQLVGGLRAGMGYCGVKTIEELQNDTKFIKITAAGLRESHPHDVHITKEAPNYSL